One segment of Thermodesulfovibrio sp. 3907-1M DNA contains the following:
- the tsaA gene encoding tRNA (N6-threonylcarbamoyladenosine(37)-N6)-methyltransferase TrmO: MQEYKFKPIGYVKTKAESLPRHWSVSDIEGEIVIEPEYKLGLRDIKPGDKIVVIFCFHKASAFSPEKLIQKPPHLNETRGVFSTCSPHRPNPIGLSVLEVIDVRDNIIKVRRLDMYDGTPILDIKPYIEYRPVGG; encoded by the coding sequence ATGCAAGAGTATAAGTTCAAGCCAATCGGGTATGTAAAAACGAAAGCGGAAAGCCTGCCAAGACACTGGAGTGTTTCAGACATAGAAGGAGAGATTGTTATTGAGCCAGAATACAAACTCGGCTTAAGAGATATAAAGCCAGGAGATAAAATCGTTGTCATATTTTGCTTTCATAAGGCTTCTGCATTCAGCCCTGAAAAACTTATTCAAAAGCCTCCGCATTTAAATGAAACAAGAGGAGTTTTCAGCACCTGCTCACCTCACAGACCAAATCCAATTGGACTTTCTGTGCTTGAGGTTATTGATGTAAGAGACAACATAATCAAAGTAAGAAGACTTGATATGTACGATGGAACACCGATTCTTGATATAAAACCCTACATTGAATACAGACCAGTGGGAGGATAA
- the cas6 gene encoding CRISPR-associated endoribonuclease Cas6 — protein sequence MRLKINFYHPEKSFITLPCHYNEAVQGFIYHHLEVHIARELHDRGFKDPETKRRFKFFTFSRLIPEDGSQIKDGRIYLHGNINLVISSPLNDFIQSFAMNLMKSGEFMLAGERMILASVQVEALPEYREKIYVKTLSPITVYSTLNTPDGRKKTYYYSPFEREFEKLIIDNLNKKMRTLMEKTAQSGSVKPFRVSSGNQRVVMYKHTVIKGWDGVFELALPPELFALAFDTGLGAKNSLGFGCIELWRSERGGK from the coding sequence ATGCGGCTAAAAATTAATTTCTATCATCCTGAAAAATCCTTCATCACCCTACCCTGCCATTACAACGAAGCTGTTCAGGGATTTATTTATCATCATCTTGAAGTTCACATTGCAAGAGAACTTCACGACAGAGGCTTTAAAGACCCAGAGACAAAGCGAAGATTTAAATTTTTTACATTTTCAAGGCTTATACCTGAGGATGGCTCTCAGATTAAAGATGGAAGAATATACTTGCATGGTAATATAAACCTCGTTATTTCATCTCCATTGAACGATTTTATACAGTCCTTTGCAATGAATTTAATGAAATCTGGTGAGTTTATGCTTGCTGGAGAAAGAATGATTCTTGCCTCTGTGCAAGTTGAAGCATTACCTGAATACAGAGAAAAGATCTATGTAAAAACTCTTTCGCCAATAACTGTTTACAGCACCCTTAATACACCCGATGGAAGGAAGAAAACCTACTACTACAGCCCCTTTGAAAGGGAGTTTGAAAAGCTTATTATTGATAACTTAAACAAAAAAATGAGAACATTAATGGAAAAGACAGCTCAGTCAGGCTCTGTAAAGCCATTCAGAGTAAGTTCCGGAAATCAGAGAGTTGTAATGTATAAACATACCGTAATCAAAGGCTGGGATGGAGTTTTTGAGCTGGCTTTGCCACCTGAGCTATTCGCCCTTGCCTTTGACACAGGGCTTGGAGCAAAAAACTCCCTCGGCTTTGGATGCATTGAGCTTTGGAGAAGTGAGAGAGGTGGGAAGTGA